In Candidatus Vicinibacter proximus, the following are encoded in one genomic region:
- a CDS encoding DUF1761 domain-containing protein: MELGINMTAIAVAVVANFILGFLWYTPLFGKAWGKEMGFDPNMKPDNSVMIKGMAFMVIGNILFAWVFAHNIAAWSFVPGMSEQGNMANALSAAIFTWLGFYLPGELGGTVWENKSWKLFAINTGYHLASLLLVAFILTYWK, encoded by the coding sequence ATGGAATTAGGGATTAACATGACAGCCATCGCTGTTGCAGTAGTGGCAAATTTTATTCTGGGGTTTCTATGGTACACCCCATTATTTGGAAAGGCCTGGGGAAAAGAAATGGGCTTTGACCCAAACATGAAACCGGATAATTCAGTAATGATTAAAGGCATGGCTTTTATGGTCATTGGAAATATCCTTTTTGCCTGGGTGTTTGCGCACAATATTGCGGCATGGAGTTTTGTACCCGGAATGAGCGAACAAGGAAACATGGCTAATGCCTTAAGTGCTGCCATCTTTACCTGGCTTGGATTTTATTTGCCGGGAGAACTGGGAGGTACAGTTTGGGAAAATAAGTCCTGGAAACTATTTGCCATCAATACAGGCTACCACCTTGCTTCCTTGTTGTTGGTTGCGTTTATTTTAACTTATTGGAAATAG